A segment of the Vagococcus hydrophili genome:
TGGTGAAGAAAATATTGCTATCTTTGGTTTAACTGAATCTGAAGTGTATCGTTATTATAATGAACAAAACTATAACTCAGCAGATATTTATCATAATAACCCAGTCATTAATCGTGTGGTCAATGCATTTGTGGATGGAACGATTCCTAATTGTCAAATGGAAGGTCAAGAAATTTTTGATTCTTTAATTACGTATAACGATGAGTTCTTTGTTTTAAGAGATTTTATGTCTTATTGTGAAGCGCAAGCTTGGATTGATGCGAGCTATAAAGACAAGAAAAAATGGGATAAGATGAGTTTAAATAATATTGCTCACGCAGGTCACTTCTCAGCAGATGACACGGTAAGAAAATACTCTGAAGACATTTGGCAAATTGAACCGATTCGTAAAGGGTAAGAAGAGAGGAAAATTTTTTGGATATTCAATATAATTCATGGTTAACAACCTTTAAACAACCTTTTGGTGCGGTTAAAAAGGGAAAAACAATTGATTTTACTCTCTTTGTTGATTCTTTTGAGGAAATTCAATCTGTGTCTTTAGTTGTTAAGAAACAACAAGAGCGAATTGAAATTGATGAGTTGCCGATGATATTATTTGAAGAAAACAAATACAAGTGCCACTACCAAGTAACAAAGGGTAGTGGTTTGTATTTGTATTGCTTCAAAATAAAGGCAGTAAATCAAGAGGGACATGCGTTTCATTTGTTTTATGGTCAAAGTGAGTTTGGCGGAGAAGGGTGTCAATATATTACTGAAGCTGATGTTTCTTGGTATCAATTGACGTGCTATTCAGAAGAAGATAATGCGCCTGAGTGGTACCAAAAAGCTTGCTTCTATCAAATATTTCCTGATCGGCTTTTTAATGGGAATCCTAGTAAACAAATTAATTCTCCTAAAAAGAACACAATGATTTACGGGGATGAATCAGATCTTCCTTTTTATATTAAAGATGAGACAGGAGACATTAAGAGATGGGATTTTTATGGCGGAAATTTAGCAGGAATAAAAAATAAAATTCCTTATTTTAAAGAACTAGGTATAACAGCTCTTTATTTGAATCCAATCTTTGAAGCCAACAGTAATCACCGATATGACACCAATGATTATTTTAATATTGATCCAGTCCTTGGAACAAAAGAAGAGTTTAAAGAGCTAGTTGAGACGTTACATGAAAACAATATAAAAATAATTTTAGATGGCGTTTTTTCTCATGTTGGCCGTAATAGTCGCTATTTTAATTATTCTGGTGAGTATGGGGAGCATTTAGGTGCTTATCAAAATCCGGAATCAAAATATTTCAGTTGGTTTAATTTTTTTAATTATCCAGATGAGTATAAGTCTTGGTGGGGAATTGCTGATTTACCGCAAATAAATAAGCATGAAACATCCTTTCAAGAATTTATTTATGGAGGAGGAAAAAGTGTTCTCTCTTATTGGTCAACATATGACATTGACGGCTGGCGATTAGATGTAGCCGATGAATTGCCTAATTTCTTTTTAAAAGGCATTAGAGAGCGAATTAATGCGTATGAGAATCAAGTGTTAATTGGAGAAGTCTGGGAAGATGCTTCTAATAAAGTGGCGTATGGTGAGAGTAAAGAGTACGCGTCACATCCTGTTTTACATGGGGTGATGAATTATCCAGTGAGGGATCAGATACTGGCTTTAGTTAATGAGCAAAAGCCAATCGTGGATGTTGTCAAAGAGATGGTCACAATCAAAGAAAACTATCCGAGGTATTTTTATTACAATGCACTGAATAATATCGGTACTCATGATACGGCTAGAATTTACACAGAATGTGGCGAGTCCTATCAAAAAGTTGCTTTAGCATTTGCCTTACTGTTTATGATGCCAGGAGTCCCTTGTGTTTATTACGGAGATGAGGTTGGTCTTGCTGGAGAGGAAGATCCAGACAATCGCCGTTTTTATCCGTGGAAGTCACCTAACACGACTCTGAAAAAAGTAGTTCAAAGCTGGACGAAACTAAGAGAAAGTCATCTATCCTTAACAGAAGGTGAGGCACATTTTTTATATAATACTCGCAATGATTTATTTGCGATTTATAGATGTGTAGAAGAGGAAGAGAGTCTGTGTGTATTTAATTTTAATGATTATGAAAAAGATTATTTAGCTAGCGATTGGTACTGTGATGAATTAAATCAGTTTGAGGTCGCTAGAATGTTACAACGGTTTGATATTCCTAAATTAAATATATCAAAACAGCACTATTTATTTTTAGTGAAGTCTAAAAAATCAAAATAATAAAAGAAAACCCCATTTTTTAAGTTTAAAAATTGACAAAAATGTTGATTAAAAGCTATTATATTAAAAAGAAATGGGGTTTTTTATGTTTAAAACATATGAAAAAGTACTTTACTCAATTGTTAATATCTTTTTGTTTATATTAGCATTACTTATTATTGCTTATATGGCGAGAGATTTAATCGGAGCGTTCAATTTAATTATGGCACCAAACGATCAAAGAACGCTGGAGGATATTTCAGGTTATATATTATCCTTTTTCATGTTATTTGAATTCATCGTCATGATTGTTAAATATATTGAAGATGCCCATGATATTCCAATTAAGTATTTGGTCATTATTAGTATTACAGCCATATTAAGACAACTTCTAGTCGTTCATAACGATGGCTTGCAGACACTGCTTTTAACAATTTCAACCTTAATATTAGCAGGCGTTCTTTATTTGTTAGAATTATCGAAGAAAAAGCGTAACGAAGACAAAAAATAAATTATTAGGAGTGGATAAGAGATGGGATTAAACGAATTTATTTTAGGATTAAACAACTTAGAGAAAATTACTAGAGCACCAGGATTTTTTAAATATACGAAACACACGGTTGCGGCTCACTCTTATCGTGTCGCTTCAATCGCTCAAGTGTTAGGTGATATCGAAGAAGCAAATGGTGTTTCTATTGATTGGAAGTCATTGTATGAAAAATCATTGAATCATGACTACACAGAGCGTTTCATTGGCGATATTAAAACACCTGTAAAATATGCCAGTAAAGAGCTTAGAGGCATGCTTCAAACAGTTGAAGAAAAAATGACAGAAGAATTTATTTCTCAAGAGATACCAACAGAATTTCAAGACATTTACCGTAGAAGGTTATTTGAAGGGAAAGATGAAAGTGTTGAAGGAGAAATATTGGCAATTGCTGATAAAGTAGATCTTTTATATGAGTCTTTTGAAGAAATTGTTAAAAGTAATCCAGAAGAGGTTTATATGGCGATGTTTATTGAATCTGTGCAAACAATCCAGTCTTATTCTCATAGACCTTCAGTAAAATACTTCTTCAACGAGATATTTCCAGAATTACTGAACAAAGACTTTTACGGAAGAGAGCATTTTATCGCAAAAATCGATCAAATTCATGATTAGTTATTTTAATTTTAAAAAATGCTGAAATATATGCAATAAAAGCATTGTAGTATGAATTTTAATGTGTTAGAATAGTTATTGTAGTAATTGGATACGAGATTAGGAAAATATTTATTTTATATATAATTCTCCTATTAAGCGTCACATTTATTGCAATAATTCGCGTACAAAGATGCGCAATAGGAGGAAAAGCACATGGCTAACGGTACAGTAAAATGGTTTAACGCAGAAAAAGGATTCGGATTTATCACTCAAGAGGACGGAACAGATGTATTTGCTCACTTCTCAGCTATCCAAGGTGAAGGATTCAAAACTTTAGAAGAAGGTCAAGAAGTTACTTTCGACGTAGAAGAAGGTCAACGTGGACTTCAAGCAACAAACATCGAAAAAGCTTAATTAAAGCTTATCGAACACTAGGGACTTGTTCTCTAGTGTTTTTTGTTCTGAACTTTTAAATAAATTAACAAAAAATCCTCGCTATGAGTTTGACTCTAGCGAGGATTTTTTGCTTTATTGATTTTTTTGAGCTCTTCTTGCGAAGAATGGGAAGATTGTTCCTAAACCAATTAAAATGATTGGTGTTAAAATATTCATAATAAATTGGAAAATGAATGCTCTTGGGTCTTCTGCATAAGGGATTTTTGGTACAGCACCTAAAATACAAGCAAAAGCAGTGAATAAGAAGCACCATAAACCAACAATGTAACCAATTTTAGGATTCTTAATAAATTTATAATCAGAATCAAAATCTTTATGCATTTTATTAATCATCATATAGGCAAAGAATACCCATAGATAACGAAGAGGCATAACGATAGAGTTTAAGTTTAGTAACCAAACATAGTTATCGTTCATATTTTTAATTCCTAAACCAGGAACAATAATTAAAATACTTACTAAGATACCTGTTAAAATATAACCTTTAACGGGTGTTCCTTTAGCATTTTTCTTAGAGAAACTTTCAGGAATAAATTCTTTATCTGAATCAGCTAAAAGAATTTTAAGTGGTGCATCAATAGAAAAGGCTAAAGCTGAAATTTGAGCTAACATTTGAGCAATGGCATAGACGATAACGAAGAAGTTACCGACATTGTAATAAGCACCTAATTTACCAAAGGCTTCATAAGCACCATTAGCCATTAAATCTTTAGGAATATTGTTACTATCAAAGAGCATGCCCATTGAGAATGACCCTAAAATCGCACAGACACCAATCATAATCGCTAACACAAGCATTCCTTTAGGAAACTCTTTAGAAGCATTTTTTGTTTCATTAACATATGGAGAAATTTTCTCAGCCCCACCTACAGCGAAAACTAACATTGAAATCGTTGTAAAGTAAGCAAAATCAAATTTAGGTATATAAGATTTGATATTTCCCATATCTGGTGTTGCAAATGATGCACCAGTTAAAGAAGGTGCTGATACTGCTAATAAGATGAATAATAATGACATGATAAACATGGCAGTTCCGGCAACACCACCAATTCTTTTTAAGGTTGTTAACCCTTTTGAAGATATCCATAAAAAGAATAAGAAGATAACTAAACAAATCATAGCAATCGTTGTCGCACTTGCTGTATTAATAAAATTACCATTTTGTTTAAAGATCCAACTTAAAGAAATAATAATTCCTTGAGGTTTTTGAGCTAAGTAGGGGATATGTACAACCCAATAAGTCCATGCTGCAAAATAACCAATTTTTTTAGTTGTTGTATTCTTAACCCAGCTACTAACACCACCAGGGCTGTCTTTAAATGTTGAGCCTAATTGTCCTACTATTAATGCATATGGTACAAAGTAAAGCGCCATGATAAGTATCCATGAAACAATAACAGAAAGACCTTGTGTCGCATAATTATTAACGACGTTACCTAGACCCCATACGGAAACAAAAGCAATGATAGCAACGTTGTACCATCTTAATTGCTTAGATTTATCCATATTAAAATCACTCCTTTATAATTTAGTTACTTTAATATCATAATGATTAAAAAGAGGGATGACAATGAAAATTTTGTGAAAACAAGCTTAAATGATAACTAGATTAAGAAAAAGTGAATTTTACCTAAAAAAAGAACACTTATTTCTAAGTGTTCTCAGTGAAATTTAATTTATGGAGCGGTGTTTTCACTTTTTTGATCTGTTGTAGACTTCTTGTTAGGATCTAATAAATCAGTTGTATCAGAGTAGTTAAGTCCTTTAAGTTTAAAGATATCTTTACCATAAGATAATCCGATACCACGAGTATCATCAAAACCAATACCACTATAGAAAACATAGTATTGCCCATTATCCTTCAGTAAGGCGCTCTTATAAAGTCCTTTACCATCAAATTGATGTTTGTCTTTAGATGGGAAGATAATAGGGGTTAAATCATCCCATTTTTTACCATCTTTTGATTTAGAGTAGTAAACATTCATCACATGACGTTGAGATAATTGAATTGTACCATCGCTCTGGAAACCAGACACGACTGTTTCGTAACCTAAATCTGTTTTTTGGACATCTAAATGCCAATGTTTCATACCGTCAGCGTTAGAATAAGCCATTTTAACTTCAGTAGGTTTTGTCCACTTAAGACCATCTTTACTTGTACGATGCCAAATTTTAAAGCCGTTAGCAACATACCATACTTGGTAACCATTTTCATCTTTAACAAAAGCAGGGGAGATCCAGTCTCCTTTTTTACGGTTTGCTTTATGAATAACTTTTTTATCACTCCAAGTTTTGCCATCAGTTGAATCAATGCGGTAAATAATAACATCTCCAGAAATATCATCAACATAACGCCAGAATAACTCTAAACGATTTTCTTCTTTATTATAAATGATATTTGTATCTGAATCATATTGAAGAGGAACTTCACCATTGAATTTTTCTGATTTTGGTTCATCTAAAGGGTTGTTATCATCAGGAATCCATTCGATTAAATCATTTGATTTGAAAACATGTGGGTTCTCGTATGTTGCTACACCTTTAGGGTAAGCTGTGATTCCCATCCAATACTTATAACCATTCCATTTTTCAGGAAAGCTAATAACAGAAGGATGGGTATTTTCAATTGTGTCATAAGCTGTAGGTAAGACTAGTCTCTCGTGAGCATTGGCGTGACTGACAACTTTTTTACCACTCACATATTGTACGTTGGCACTATCTACAAAGCCTTTTTTCTCTTTAACATAAGTTATTGTGTTAGGTAACAATAATGCCATACCAGCAAAAGCAACAACTAACATTAAGCAGTTAAGTTTCCAATTTTTTAAATCTTTCTTGAAAAAATAACGATAAATAAAATAACTAAAACCAAATACCATAATACTAATTCCAATAAAAACGATTAGTGCTTCTCTAAATCTCATAATTGACCTCCATTTTGTAACGCATTATCAATCACTTCTTTATTAGGTGTGATAAACAACGTTTTTTGATTCTCATATATAACATAACCGGGTTTTGCCCCGTTTGGTTTTTTTACATGTTTAACTAAAACATAATCAACTGGCACTTGGGCTGATAACCGGTACTTAGAATAATAGGCAGCTAAATTTGCCGCTTCGAATAAAGTTTCTTCATCAACCTCAGGGCTATTAATAATAACATGAGAGCCTGGTATATCTTTGGCGTGTAACCAAGTATCCGTTTTTCTGGCTGATTTTAATGTTAATTGATCATTTTGCAAATTATTTTTACCAACAAAAATAGATAAGCCTGTTGAAGAGACAAATTTTTCTGGCTCACTTTTTTTCACTTTGTTTCTTTTCTTTTTCTGCCTGTCTTTAATATACTTTTCAGCAATTAGCTCTTCTTTAATCAACTCAATATCTTTAGGTGAAGCAAGTTCTAACTGATCAGTGACTGATTCTAAATAGAGTAGCTCAAAATTAGCTTTTTCGAGTTGCTCTTTCACAATTTTAACGCTATTTTTTAATTTTTGATAACGTTGAAAATATTTCTGAGCATTTTGATTAGGAGAGAGAGCTTCATTTAAAACAATTTCAATTGGAGCATTCTCTTCATAGTAATTTAGTAAAGATACTTTTTTTGCACCACGTGGGACTTCATGCAAAAAGGTGGTTAAAAGTTCTCCCTTAACTCTAAAAATCTCAGCATTGTCAGCGTCGACCAAGGACTGCTCTAATTTTTTTATTTTTTTCTTAATTTTAGCTAGATCGTTTTTAACTTTTCTGATAAGTTCTCCCGCTTGTTGTTTCACACGATCGCGCTCAGCTTTTCCTTCATAAAATCCATCTAAAAGCTGACTGAGAGAAGTATATATCGTGTAATCATTTTCTTTTTCTGAGAAGGGGATAGGAGTAAAAAATTCTTTCCCGTCTATTTGGTATAAACAAGGTTTAGTCTCATTGATTAACTCCTCAAAAAAAGCTTGCCAAATATTGAATTTATTTTTGATATCTAAATTAATACGACAAACTAATTCAGCAGCAGTATCTTTTCCAAATCCTTGAAAATTTTCTTGAATGAAGGGTGTATTTATCTCATCAGCCGTGTTCATCAATTCAAAAAGTTGCTTCGACTCAATCTGAAAAGGATTGATTTTATCTTGCTCAGGAGGATAAATATAGTCAGCTCCTGGTAGAATCGTTCGGTAACTATTAACGCTAGAACCGACATGTTTAATCGCATCAATTATTTTTTTAGAGGACTGATTGAATAAGATAATGTTACTATGACGACCCATAAGTTCAATCGTAAGAACAATATTTTCTAGATCACCAATTTCATTGCGACTTGAGAAAGAGAACTGTAAAACCCGATCATTTTCTATTTGAGAAATAGACTCAAGTAAAGAACCTTCCAAATATTTCCGCATCACCATACAGAAGTTCGGTGGTGTTGGCGGGTTTTTATAATTTATTTCAGTCAATTGAACGCGAGAGTAGGTGGGGTGAGCAGATAGTAAAAGAGTCTGATTTTTCCCTTTATTTCTAATAACTAACATAAGTTCATTATCGTAAGGTTGGTGTATTTTTGAAATACGGCCACCAACTAATTGATCGACCAACTCACGAGCCATTAAGTGTGTAAAAATACCATCAAAAGACATGGGATAACCTCCTTATAGTTTAGTAAAATTTATTGGTTCACATAAAGAGAGGATGACTGTTGAGTCATCCTCTTGAGTCCTTTTAATTTGGTCCATTCCCTTTAAACCAACCAGTTTTAGCGTTGATTGTGACAACATAAAGCGGAAATTCTTCCGGTTTACTTTTAGGGAATATTTTAGAGTTGGCTGTAGCGTATAAATTATAGAATCCTTCACCGTTTTCAATATAAACAGGTTCCAGATAATAGCCACCTTCACTAACATAACCTCGACTAATAACTTCAGAGATAACTTTTTCTTGAATACCAGGGTTCCAAGCCCATGCAGCATCGTTATAGTTAATGTCACCGTCTTTACGATTACCCCATTTATAGTTAGGGTCAGTAGGTTTAAAGTTACCGCTAGTATTGTTATTGTTGTTTTGAGTCCCTTGATTTTGTTGTTCTTGTTGAGCTAATCTAGCTTGTTCAGCAGCAGCGTTAGCTTCTTCTTGTTTTTTCTTCTCTTGATCATCTAAAAATGTTTTTACTTTATCAAGATTCTCTGTTAATTCTTTTTTCACATCAGGATCTTTAACATCTTTGATTGCTTTTTCAGCCGTTTCATATTGTTCTTTTGTGGCTTCTTTGACAACTTCTTTTTCTTTAAAGACAACGGATAGAGCATCATTAGCTTTTGTTAATAAACTTTTTTGATCTTCAGCTTCTGCGAATCCTTTATTGTATAAAATGTCAAAACCGTCTTTTTCATCAGCTATTTTATTCATCGGCATTTTATCAGCATCTTTAACATAAACTTTAGCATCTAATTGGTCTGAATCGATGATTGGTTTCTTGAAGACAGCGTTTAGGGCACTTTGTTTATTGAATTTTTCTTCAACGCTATCAAACTCTTTTTTAAAGTCAGCGTAGTCTTCTTTACCCTTAAGCTTATCTAGTGCTTTTTTTGCTTTATCAATATCATCTTGAGTCACATTTTTCTTTAAGAAAACATGCTCAGAAGAACTATAAAGAGAATTTAAGTTTAGCTCTGTAGTTGAAACTAATTCAGTGGTTGCTTTTTCATCAGCTTTCTTTTGTTGAGTCGTGTAGAATGTTAAGCCACCAACGATTAAAACAACAGCAGCGGACATACCGATAATTGCTTTTGTTTTCTTTTTATTGCCATCGGAAGATTGGGTTCTAGAATCATTTGAAGAAGATACAGATGACTCTACTAAAACAGATTCAACCTCGATAGATGTTTCTTCATCAAGCTGACTATCAGCATCCATTATGACGGGTTCATCGTGAGTAACATCAACAGGAATTTCTTCAGATACTGCTTTTTCTTCAATAATGCTAGTTAATTCAATGGTTTCTTCTGGCACTGATTCGATAATTTCTTCTTTTGTATCAATA
Coding sequences within it:
- a CDS encoding sialidase family protein, giving the protein MRFREALIVFIGISIMVFGFSYFIYRYFFKKDLKNWKLNCLMLVVAFAGMALLLPNTITYVKEKKGFVDSANVQYVSGKKVVSHANAHERLVLPTAYDTIENTHPSVISFPEKWNGYKYWMGITAYPKGVATYENPHVFKSNDLIEWIPDDNNPLDEPKSEKFNGEVPLQYDSDTNIIYNKEENRLELFWRYVDDISGDVIIYRIDSTDGKTWSDKKVIHKANRKKGDWISPAFVKDENGYQVWYVANGFKIWHRTSKDGLKWTKPTEVKMAYSNADGMKHWHLDVQKTDLGYETVVSGFQSDGTIQLSQRHVMNVYYSKSKDGKKWDDLTPIIFPSKDKHQFDGKGLYKSALLKDNGQYYVFYSGIGFDDTRGIGLSYGKDIFKLKGLNYSDTTDLLDPNKKSTTDQKSENTAP
- a CDS encoding glycoside hydrolase family 13 protein, producing the protein MDIQYNSWLTTFKQPFGAVKKGKTIDFTLFVDSFEEIQSVSLVVKKQQERIEIDELPMILFEENKYKCHYQVTKGSGLYLYCFKIKAVNQEGHAFHLFYGQSEFGGEGCQYITEADVSWYQLTCYSEEDNAPEWYQKACFYQIFPDRLFNGNPSKQINSPKKNTMIYGDESDLPFYIKDETGDIKRWDFYGGNLAGIKNKIPYFKELGITALYLNPIFEANSNHRYDTNDYFNIDPVLGTKEEFKELVETLHENNIKIILDGVFSHVGRNSRYFNYSGEYGEHLGAYQNPESKYFSWFNFFNYPDEYKSWWGIADLPQINKHETSFQEFIYGGGKSVLSYWSTYDIDGWRLDVADELPNFFLKGIRERINAYENQVLIGEVWEDASNKVAYGESKEYASHPVLHGVMNYPVRDQILALVNEQKPIVDVVKEMVTIKENYPRYFYYNALNNIGTHDTARIYTECGESYQKVALAFALLFMMPGVPCVYYGDEVGLAGEEDPDNRRFYPWKSPNTTLKKVVQSWTKLRESHLSLTEGEAHFLYNTRNDLFAIYRCVEEEESLCVFNFNDYEKDYLASDWYCDELNQFEVARMLQRFDIPKLNISKQHYLFLVKSKKSK
- a CDS encoding phosphate-starvation-inducible PsiE family protein — protein: MFKTYEKVLYSIVNIFLFILALLIIAYMARDLIGAFNLIMAPNDQRTLEDISGYILSFFMLFEFIVMIVKYIEDAHDIPIKYLVIISITAILRQLLVVHNDGLQTLLLTISTLILAGVLYLLELSKKKRNEDKK
- a CDS encoding NFACT RNA binding domain-containing protein — translated: MSFDGIFTHLMARELVDQLVGGRISKIHQPYDNELMLVIRNKGKNQTLLLSAHPTYSRVQLTEINYKNPPTPPNFCMVMRKYLEGSLLESISQIENDRVLQFSFSSRNEIGDLENIVLTIELMGRHSNIILFNQSSKKIIDAIKHVGSSVNSYRTILPGADYIYPPEQDKINPFQIESKQLFELMNTADEINTPFIQENFQGFGKDTAAELVCRINLDIKNKFNIWQAFFEELINETKPCLYQIDGKEFFTPIPFSEKENDYTIYTSLSQLLDGFYEGKAERDRVKQQAGELIRKVKNDLAKIKKKIKKLEQSLVDADNAEIFRVKGELLTTFLHEVPRGAKKVSLLNYYEENAPIEIVLNEALSPNQNAQKYFQRYQKLKNSVKIVKEQLEKANFELLYLESVTDQLELASPKDIELIKEELIAEKYIKDRQKKKRNKVKKSEPEKFVSSTGLSIFVGKNNLQNDQLTLKSARKTDTWLHAKDIPGSHVIINSPEVDEETLFEAANLAAYYSKYRLSAQVPVDYVLVKHVKKPNGAKPGYVIYENQKTLFITPNKEVIDNALQNGGQL
- a CDS encoding YfbR-like 5'-deoxynucleotidase, yielding MGLNEFILGLNNLEKITRAPGFFKYTKHTVAAHSYRVASIAQVLGDIEEANGVSIDWKSLYEKSLNHDYTERFIGDIKTPVKYASKELRGMLQTVEEKMTEEFISQEIPTEFQDIYRRRLFEGKDESVEGEILAIADKVDLLYESFEEIVKSNPEEVYMAMFIESVQTIQSYSHRPSVKYFFNEIFPELLNKDFYGREHFIAKIDQIHD
- a CDS encoding APC family permease codes for the protein MDKSKQLRWYNVAIIAFVSVWGLGNVVNNYATQGLSVIVSWILIMALYFVPYALIVGQLGSTFKDSPGGVSSWVKNTTTKKIGYFAAWTYWVVHIPYLAQKPQGIIISLSWIFKQNGNFINTASATTIAMICLVIFLFFLWISSKGLTTLKRIGGVAGTAMFIMSLLFILLAVSAPSLTGASFATPDMGNIKSYIPKFDFAYFTTISMLVFAVGGAEKISPYVNETKNASKEFPKGMLVLAIMIGVCAILGSFSMGMLFDSNNIPKDLMANGAYEAFGKLGAYYNVGNFFVIVYAIAQMLAQISALAFSIDAPLKILLADSDKEFIPESFSKKNAKGTPVKGYILTGILVSILIIVPGLGIKNMNDNYVWLLNLNSIVMPLRYLWVFFAYMMINKMHKDFDSDYKFIKNPKIGYIVGLWCFLFTAFACILGAVPKIPYAEDPRAFIFQFIMNILTPIILIGLGTIFPFFARRAQKNQ
- a CDS encoding cell division site-positioning protein MapZ family protein yields the protein MTKEIKKCPNCGHEFKSGEDYCPNCDLFVPVNENNENDAPFDPEKTQTFKTFKETKNKNEESFNEPTFKHRGKTSVEEAEDESIEKENTPSVEDIDTKEEIIESVPEETIELTSIIEEKAVSEEIPVDVTHDEPVIMDADSQLDEETSIEVESVLVESSVSSSNDSRTQSSDGNKKKTKAIIGMSAAVVLIVGGLTFYTTQQKKADEKATTELVSTTELNLNSLYSSSEHVFLKKNVTQDDIDKAKKALDKLKGKEDYADFKKEFDSVEEKFNKQSALNAVFKKPIIDSDQLDAKVYVKDADKMPMNKIADEKDGFDILYNKGFAEAEDQKSLLTKANDALSVVFKEKEVVKEATKEQYETAEKAIKDVKDPDVKKELTENLDKVKTFLDDQEKKKQEEANAAAEQARLAQQEQQNQGTQNNNNNTSGNFKPTDPNYKWGNRKDGDINYNDAAWAWNPGIQEKVISEVISRGYVSEGGYYLEPVYIENGEGFYNLYATANSKIFPKSKPEEFPLYVVTINAKTGWFKGNGPN
- a CDS encoding cold-shock protein, which encodes MANGTVKWFNAEKGFGFITQEDGTDVFAHFSAIQGEGFKTLEEGQEVTFDVEEGQRGLQATNIEKA